In the genome of Ensifer sp. WSM1721, the window GATCAGGATGATTTCGGGTCATCTCCATCGTGGAGGAGTGGCGAAATGGGTGTGAAACAAGCTCCGACGGCAAAGGGCAAGCAGTCCGCTCAAGGCTTGCATGAAAGCGCCGCGAAAGAAGAGAAAAAGGTAGAAGCGAAAAAAGGGTCGGATCTCGCCAAGGGCGCCGACCGGTTCGACGAGCGCTCCAAGAGCTCGGACGGCAGGAGTGCGGGCTCGAAGCAGAAGCCGAAACGCTAGCGCGGAATGAGGAAAAGTGTGCGCGGTTTTCTGCCCGCACCCGCTCTCCCTCTGGGATCGATCAGCGCTCAGTCCTTCTCGGACGCAGGTGCAGTGTAGCGGCGACGCACGGCCTCGGCGAGCCTTTGGCGGCTCTCGGCCGGCGAGAGCGAGCGATCCTCTTCGATGCCGGCGGTCTCCAGGGCCAGTTCCTCGTCGCCGATGCGCTCCTCGAACCATTTCGAGTAATCGCCCCGGCGCAAATGATGCTCCCAGGTCTTATCGTCGATCCCTTCGGCAATCTGCAGGAAGATCATCAGATTGTGGGCGCGCAGGTTCATTTCGTTTTTCGGGCCTCGGAAATAGAAGCTTGCCTCCTCGCCCAGTTGGCCTTCCGCATATTTCCGCGTGTGCCGCTTGCGGGCCTGTTGGGGTTGTTCGACACGGATCCGCCGCACCGGCTCTGGAGGCGAGCGTCGCCAGAAAAGAACCTCGTCGTCCTCGAGCGGCGCATCCAGGCCGTCCGGCGGTGCATCGCCGACGGCGGCGCAAACGTCCTCGATCACTTCGCGCGCCTTGGGGCCTAGCGCTGCGACCGCCGTCACCGCCCTGAGCGCATCAGGGGAGACGGTATCCGGGTGAACGGTGACCATGATTGTGCCCGAACGGTCGTGCGAAAGGGCAAGCGAGGCACTGTCGCGCGAAGCCGGCATGAGATGGTGCGCCTCGTCGATGATCAACCAGTGCGGCCTGCCCGTTCTGGCGCGGAACGCCGAAAGGTCCGACATGAGCTCGGCAAAGAAGCCGGGCCGCTCCCTCAGTTCGAAACCGAGGGCACTGACCACGACGTTGTCGTCCGGATTGGCGAGCAGGTCCAGCACCTCGTTGCCCGTCGGCGTGGTCGAACCATCGCCGACCGTCACGGCGCCTTCGAGGCCTTGATAGTCCCCTTCAGGATCGAAGACGCAGAACTGACAGCGCCGCTCTCGCAATCGCTCCGAAATGGCAGTCGCCAAGGTCGACTTGCCGATACCCGAACTTCCGGCGATGAGCAGTACGTCGATCGGCCCGATCTCGACTGGCCCGTCATCATCCTCGCCGATCGGCACCTGGTGGCGGGCATTGGTGCAGAGCGCATAGTCGGACTCCATGACCCGCACGATCAATTCCTCGACACCGGCACCGCGCGCGCCCTCCAGCACGACGTCGGCCGTGTCCTTGAGAGCGGGCAAGGCGTTCGCGACGGCAGCACCGCAACCGCAGGTCCGCAAGAGCGCGTGGTCGTTCTCCGCATCGCCAACGGCCACGACGTTCAGAAAGGAAAGCTGCATCTCCTTGAGCGCCGCCTTCAGGCCCGTGGCCTTGTTGACCCCGCTCGGCAAAATCATCACCGCGCCCTTGTTGAAGATGATCTCGAGCTCGAGCCCGAGCTCGTTGATGGCCTCGAGCGCTGCCGTTTGGTGCGGCTCCCAGGTCGCGACGATGGAGCGTCCGACCGATACCCTGTCGACGCCCTTCTCTCTGAGGCGCTCGACGAAAGCCGGCGGCGGCGACGGCGCAAGCGGCCGCTCCTCCTCGGTCTCCGGCGTATAGAGCAAGGCGCCATTTTCGACGACGACCTTGTCGAACAGGTCCGTGTGCGGAAACACGCGCTTCAAGTCCGGCAGTTCGCGCCCTGTGACGAGCAGCAGTCTGCGACCGGTCTCCCGCAGCCTTTTCAGGGCTTCCAGCGTTTCCTCTCTGACCTCGCCGAATTCGGCCAGCGTACCATCATAGTCCGTCGCAAGCGCCATGACATACATGTGCCAACTGCCTCCCTCTGCAGCCTTCGTGTCGTGATGCAAAGGGGAACGTGCAGGCTTAATGCTGGTTCCCGCGACCGTTACGCGAGAATCTTTTCTGTTCTTGAAAGCAGACCGGGCCGACCGCGCGTCCCGCGCGTTGCTGCGTCGCGCCTCACGCGCTCCAGCTCGGCCGACTTCTCACCCGCTCGTACCAGCGTTGGACCCTTTCGAGTTCGGCCGGAATTTCCATCCCGAAGACTTCCGCCAGCCAGCCGCAGACCGCCCCGCTGATGTCCGCGACCGAGAAGTTCTCGCCGGCGAGGAACGGTCGGCCGTCGGCGAGCTCGCGGTCGAGCCAGGCCCATTTCCTCGGCACCGCCTGCCGCTCGGTCTCGGCAAAGGCAGGGAACTGCACGAGGCGATCCTTGAAGAGGGCATCGGAATGCAGCGCCACATTGCCGACGGTGCCGAAGAGCTCGAATTCGACCCGCCGGTTCCACATCTCGATCCTTGCGCAGCTGACCGCATCGCTCCCGAAAAGCGGCGGCTCCGGATGCGTCTCTTCGAAATAGCGGCAGATCGCGACGCTTTCTGTGATGATCGTACCGTCGTCGAGTTCAAGCACGGGGATCTGCCCAAGAGAGTTAAGCTTCAGGAATTCCGGCGCCTTGTGCTCGCCCTTCATGAAGTCGATCTCCACCATCGGCACCTCGATCGCCTTCTCCTTGAGAAAGATGCGGACGCGATAAGAATTCGGTCCCATGCCCTGATAAAGTTGCATCGTCTCCTCCTGTGTGCACGACGGCTTCCCGGAAACTATGCCATACTGGTTGCATAAATCAACCAGTTTTGAAATAGGCGCAGAGTCACGCGGTTAGACGCAGCACCACGCTACCCCTCCTCCGTCATGCTCGGGCTTGACCCGAGGATGACGGCGAGAAAGAAGCCGGCGACTGTAGAGCGGTCGCACCAGCCGAGCACGGAAACGCAGCAGTCCAAACTACCTGCTCTCCCAGATCCCCCCTCCGCGGCCCTACAGGCGCCACCCGCCGCTCATGACGAAGGGTACCGGCGCGCCCTCGCCGAGCACCACGCTGCTATAGGCCTTGAGCTGCTGCCCGTCCGGCAGGGAGAGCGTGACCGCGAAGCGTTCGCCCTCGAAGATGCACGAGACGACCCGCATGGAAATACCGTCGGTGCCGCGATGCACCTGTTCCGGCCGGACAAGCACATCGGCGAGCGGCCCCTCGCCCGCCTGTCCGCCGGCGCCGAGCGCGGCACGCAGGAGCGGCCAGTCGAGCACGCGTCCCGCCGCTTCCGGGAGCTTGAGCCGCAGGATACTGCCGCGCCCGATCAATCCGCCGACCACCCGCCCCTCGGGCCGCGCATAGATCTCCGCCGGCGGCGCCACCTGAAGCAGCTTGCCTTCCGACATCACCGCAACATCGGTCGCAAGCGCCATGGCTTCCGCCTGGTCGTGTGTCACATAGATCATCGTCGCGCCGGAGCGCTCGTGAAAGGCGCGGAAGGTCTCCTCCATAGCCTTCCTCAAATGCTGGTCGAGATTGGCGAGCGGCTCGTCGAGCAGCACCACGTCCGGCTCGGTCACGAGGCAGCGCGCCAGCGCCACCCGCTGCCGCTGCCCGCCGGAGAGCGCCGCAGGCCGCCGCTCGGCGAAATCGTCGAGCTTCACGAGCGAAAGCGCTTCGCCCACCCGCCTGCGCCAGGCCTCGCCGGAGATGCCGCGCATCTTCAAGGGATAGCCGACATTCTCCGCCACCGTCATATGCGGCCAGAGCGCATAGGACTGGAAGACCATCGCCATGTTGCGCTTTTCCGGCGGTAGCACTCGTTCCGCATCCGAAAGCGGCCGGTCGCCGAACTCGATCGAGCCGTCCGTCGGCTGCTCGAAGCCGGCGATCATCCGGAGCACTGTCGTCTTGCCGCAGCCGGAGGGGCCGAGCAGAGCCAGGAATCCCTGCTTGCGCACGGCAAGCGAAACGTCCGAAACCGCCGGCCTGCCACTACCGAAGTCCTTGGTCAGGTGGTTGAGGATCAGTTGCGCCATGGCAGCACGTCCTCCGGCAGGTATTTCGCGATGAATTCGAGGGCCGCCATCAGCGCAATGACCATGAGGACGACGAGCACCGAAAGCGCCGAGGCGAGATCGGAGGAGCCGCTGTCGTCGAGATTGAAGATCGCGACGCCAAGCGTCTGTGTGCCGGCGGACCAGAGAAGCGCCGAGACCGTCAGCTCGTTTGCCGCAATCAGGAAGACGAGGATGACGGAGGCGCCGGCGGCGGGCGCAATCAGCGGCAGAAGCACGTCGCGCGTGCGGCGCAGAAAACCTGCCCCCGCGAGCCGCGCCGCCTCCTCGAGCGCCGGGTCCATCTGCAGGAAGGCGCTCATCACCGGCTTGAGGCTGACAGCCAGGAAGGAAGAGAAATAGGCAGCAAGGATGATCCAGATCGTGCCGTAAAGCGAAAGGCCGATCACCGGCAGCGGTGCCGCGAAGATGAGGATGAAGGCGACGGCGAGCACGATGCCGGGCAGCGCATAGGGCACCTCGATCAAAATCGCCAGGAGATTGGCAAGCGCACCCCGCCGACGGACGAGCAGATAGCCGGTCGGCACGGTGACGACGAGCAGGCCGACCGCCGCGGCGGAAGCGAGAAAGAGCGAGTTCCTGAGCGCCGTCAGCGTCACCGACTGGCGGAAGAGGATTTCGCCATAGGCATGAAGTGACATGGTTTGAAAGTTGAGCGGCACGCCATAGGCCGGCACCAGCGAGCTCGCAACGAGCGCCAGAAGCGGCGCGACCAGCACCACCGCCAGCAGCGCCCAAAGCAGCGCCTCCGCGGCAAGCCGCAAGCGCCCGAGCGCGAAGGCGGCATTCGCGCCGAAAAGGCCGATCAGGCGATAGTCCCGGCCGGAAAGTGCTCGCTGCTGCAGCAGAAGCCCGGCAGCGGAGACGACGGCGATCAGGCTCGAGAGAACGGCGATCTCGCCAAAGGTGGCGGTGCCGAAGCTCGCAAGTCGGCTGAAGATCAGCGTCGGCAGCGTCTCGATCGAGGCGGGAATGCCGAGGATCGCCGGAATGCCGAAATTGCCGATGCCTGAAACGAAGGCGATCGCCGCCCCGGCGATGAGCCCCGGAAAGGAAAGCGGCAGCACGATATCGCGGAAGACGCGCCACGGCGAAGCGCCGGCAAGCCGCGCCGCCTCGACCCCGTCTCGTGGAGCACCGGCAAGCCCGGCCTTCACCGCCAGGAAGACGAGCGGCGCATGCTGCACGCCCAAAAGAAGCGCGATGCCGGAAAACGAATAGAGCGGCTGCGGACTGCCGAGTGGCGGCGCAAGCCCCAGCGCCTTCAGCAGCGGGCTCGATGGGCCGGACATCTCCACCCAGGCAAGCGCCGTCACCTGCGGCGGGATCATCATCGGCAGCATGAAGGCGAAGCTCAAGGCCAGCTTGCCGCGGATATCGGTGAGCGCCATCGCAAAGGCGAAGAACGCTCCGAGCATGAGCGAAATGAGCATTCCGCCTGTCGCCGTGATTAGCGTATTGCGAAGCGCGGCAAAGGTCGCCGGCTCGAAGAGAACCCTCGCCGCCTCGCCTTCCACGAGGCCGCCGAAGCCCGCCCAGCCGAGCCGGATGAGCGGCAGGGCCGAAAGCAGAAAGACGGCGCAGAATACGAAGAGCATGAGCCAGGCGGGCTCCCCGCCGCCGCGCTGCCCACCGCGTAAGGAAAATGGAAACCGCCGCCCTGCTCCGCGCCGCCTGGTCTTCCGCTCAGGTAAGTCGTCTGCCGCAGCGTAAGGCATCGGCGGTGGCTCAAAGCCGCGCAAGGTCCGCGTCAGCGCCTTCGGTAGCTTGGCCGGAACCGCTTCGCCGTCCCGCCCGGCGCCGTCCGCCGTCTCGCCGCCAAGGAGAAGCCGCAGCCACTGAAAGCGCCGCGCTTTCGAGAGAACGCGCAAAGGACGCTCCAGCATTTTGAAGCCAGAGCGTCCCTCCGCATCCGGGCCCTCAGCCGGTGCGCGGCTTGCTCCGCGCCGGCTGCAAGCGATCTCGTCGGTATTTGGCATCAGCCGATCAGTTGGTGCCGAAGATGCCGGAGAAGGTCTTGAGGTCCGCCTCGGCGTTCTTCGCCGCCGCGGCCGCATCGACCGGCAGCACCTTGATCGTCTCGCGCGCCGGGAAGCCTTCGGGCAGCGCCACGCCGTTGCGGGCCGGGATATAGCCCATCTTCACCGCCACTTTCTGGCCCTCCTCGGAGAGGAGAAAATCGACGAATTTCTTCGCCGGTTCCGGGTTCTTCGCGGTCTTCAGAATGCCGACCGGCTCGGTGACGGCCGAAACGCCCTCGGCGGGGAAGACGAATTCCACCGGCGCGCCCTTGGCCTTCTCGCGGATCGCCATGAAATCCACCACCATGCCATAGACCTTCTCGCCGGTCGCGACCGCCTTCAAGACGCCGCCATTGCCGCCGGCAGCCGTCGCGCCGTTTTCGGCGAGCGCCTTGTAATAGTCCCAGCCGAGGCCATCGACGCCCGCAAGCGTCTGCGCATGGATCAGCGCCGCCCCGGAGGTGAGCGGGCTCGGCATGGTGACGAGGCCCTTGGCTTCCGGCTTCGCCAGATCCTGCCAGCCGGCCGGCTTCATCGGAGCCGAGCTGTTGTAGATGATGCCGGTGGTGATCATCTTCGTCGAATAATAGGCGCCGTCGGCATCATAAAGCGAGGCATCGTAAGCCGCCGCTTCCGCAGACTTATACGGCATCAGATGCCCTGCCTCCTTCAGCCGCTGCATCGTTACTGTGTCGGCGATCAAGAGCACATCCGCCACCGGATTGCCCGCCTCGATCTCGGCCATCAGCTTGGCCATGATCTTCGTGGTCCCCTCGCGCACCCACTCCACCTCGACGCCGGGATTCGCCGCCATAAACGCATCCACCGTCGCCTGCGCATCCTCGTTCGGCTGGCTGGTGTAGAGGATCAGGTTACCGGCAAAAGCGGCGGTGGACATGAGGCCGGCGACGAGCGCTGCGGCAACGGCGGAGAGAAGCGTTTTCATGGGAATGCCCTCGGTGCGAGAAAGATGGCGCCGAGGGATAGAGCGGGTGTTTTACAGGGGTGTGACACAGGAAGCAGAAGGAGCGTCTAGTCGGCTTTGCGCCATTAGCGGCCATGAGGCCTTGAAGGCGTCTCAACCGAGGTTAGAGTACAAATTCAACGCCGTTTAATCCCTTCAGAGAACTCGTAAGGGTTCGCAGCCAGCGGTCGCATTCATTCAGAGACTGAGATATTGGCGGTCGCGTCATTGCTTGCAGAGCGTCCTATCGGGTCGAAACTAGGTTGGATAGTTAGATTTCTGGGGCGCTAACCGAGTCCGATAAGGCTCCGTGTCAACTGCACTGACGGAATAGCCTCGAGGCGAATTACCAATCACCCACATGCCTTCTTCAACTAGAGTGATCCAGGCAATTTTGCGGTTGCATCGTCGCACCCCTCACATGTTATGGCTACTGCCACGCTAAAGTTGGGAGAATGATCATGGCTTTCGTCGATGTCGAGTTTGAGGAAGAAGAGGATTCAGGACTTGATCGAAGGCAAGTTCAACACTTTTCAGAAGCGGTTCTTCATTCGGCAGATTGGACTGTTGAAACCATTGTTTCCCAACTGACGCGGTCAAACATTGAGATGAATCCGCGATTTCAACGTCGAGACGCTTGGTCCCGCAGCCGCAAGAGCACCTTCATAGAGTCTCTAATCCTTGGGCTACCTGTTCCACAGATCGTATTAGCTGAGAAACAAGGACAGCGAGGAAAATACATTGTTTTGGATGGCAAACAAAGGCTCCTATCTCTTCTCCAGTTCACAGGAAATGCTGAGGGAAACAATAATAATTTCCGTCTGAGCGGCCTGGAGGCGAGGTCAGACTTATTACGGAAGAGGGTTCAAGACTTAGCTGAGCCGCAACTTGAGCCAGACTACAATGCGTTCCTAAATTACACCATCAGAACGGTTGTTATCCGAAATTGGCCTGATTTTGATTTTCTTCATCTCGTGTTCCTTCGCTTGAACACTGGGAGTGTGAAGCTTTCTCCTCAAGAGCTTCGCCAAGCTATGTTTCCAGGCGATTTTTCCGACTATGTTGATGACAGTGCGGCGGCCTCGCAGCCTTTACAGGCTTTGCTCGGAAGGGAAAGTCCCGACCCTCGAATGAGAGACGTCGAGTTGCTGACGCGATACCTGAGTTTCCAACATTTCCTTTCAGGCTACACGGGTAGAATGAAAGATTTTTTGGACACCACGTGCAACACCCTCAATGACGAATGGGAAATCCGTAAAGAGTTCGTCTTTTCGTCTGTTGAGCAATTCAATGAGGCGACATCAGCCCTCATCGAGATATTTGGGATCGAACAAATCGCGCGCAAAAGCGGGTCTCGATCATTTAATCGAGCAATCTTTGACGCACTGATTTTTTACGCTGCCAATCCACAAATTCGTGCTGAGATGATGACGCATCAGGACGATGTGAGAAGGATATACGCTTCGCTCATCGCCGACGCTGATTTTATCGCGGCAGCGGAGAGTGACACGGCGGGCGTTCCGAATACGCTGGAGAGGCTAAGAAAGTGGGGCGCTCTGCTGCGAGATGCGATTGGAGTCGAGTTCAATGTTCCTTCGTTGCGCCCTGCCGATGAGTTGAATCCTCGCGCGGGAATCGACTTTGATGGCTTCGGAGTGTAGCCGATGGCATCGGCCAGGTACGAAGAACTACTTGAGTAACTCGATACGCTCAGAACCCATTTGCTGCCGAATGAGTTTGAACCCACAGGCTTATACGATGAAGCAGAAGCTGTTTCCACCAAGGCTCTCGCTTTTAGGGTGTTGGCTCATGCTGAGATCGAAGCTTTCTTTGAGGACCGGGCCCTAGAGACTGTGCGCAAAGCGCGAACTGCTTGGATGGACAATGGCCATGTATCTAAAGTCGTACTTTGTTTACTTGGCTTCAGCGGAAGAAGCATGGATGCTCCTCCGGATACTCTCGAGGCTCCAGGAGAAAACAAAAGGAAAATATGGCCAGAACTCGTGGATATCTCCGAGCGGATCAAGCCAGTGTTAGCGGCGTTTCACAACTTCGTCCGAAACGAAAACCACGGTATCAAGGAAAAAAATCTGCTCGCACTTCTATTGCCTATCGGAGTTGCTCACAAGGTGATCGATCCAAGGTTCCTTGCAGACATGGACTCCTTCGGAGCTCTTCGAGGGGCAGCGGCCCATACATCAACGAAGACCGCCGTGCGTCAAGGATTAAATCCAGCCGATGAGCTTGCCCGCGTTGACCGGTTGAAGGCTGGTATACTCGCACTTGACGATCAAATCGAACAACTACTCATAGCCATCCCGCCAGCGGCTAACCAAGCAGCCTGAATGTATGTTCGCGGCTGCAATCCTTTATCTATCATCGACGCCTAGCGGTGACCGCTTTGGGCCGGCAGAGGACGAACGCACTCGGCGGCTTCGCGCCATGAGTGGACATTGCGGTCGTTGTAGAACTCCGTAGTTTGCAATGCTAGTTTGCATTTACGGCACCTACGGAACATCGGCCATGTTTGACTTTGATCCGCTATATTCGACCCCTCAGATTGAGGCGATCGAACGCTTTATCGATAAGCACTACGCGTTGGGATCGCCGGTTTCTTGTCAATTGCTTCAACGCGGATTGAATGACGTTTACCTGGCCAGCGTGACCGGCAGCGAGCGTTATGTGTTTCGGCTTTCTCACCACCGCGCGCGTGGGCCCGCCAACGTCAAGAGCGAAACTGCATTCTTGATCCACCTCTCTAAATTGGGCGTTCCGGTCGCCGCGCCCATTCCGACACGCGATGGCACGTTTTTCCTTCAAGGGCACGCACCAGAGGGTGCGCGCGATGCTGTGCTTTTTCAGGCGATCGATGGCCGAGAACCGCTTGCAACCGACGCCGGTGATGCTTGCGCCAACGGAAAGACCCTTGCTCTACTGCACAACGCGGCCGAGACATTTCCGGTTGACGGTGCGCTGTACCGGCTTGATCTGGAACATTTACTGCATCGGCCTCTTGCCCGAATTCGCGATAGCGGAATTGTGGAAGAAACGCATGTCCTCAGCGACCTTGGACAGATCGCCGAGCGGACTGCGGCGGCTATCAAGGCGTTCAGCAACCTGACATGGACGTATTGTCACGGGGACTGCCACGGCTTCAATTCGCGTATCAATGGGGCTGGAGAAGCAGTGTTTTTCGACTTCGATGACGGAGGTCCCGGATACCTTGCCTATGACTTGGCCGTTTTTTTGTGGGCACAAGTCTCTTTCGGCCGGTCGTTGACCGCTACGTGGGCTGCCTTCGTTGATGGCTATCAGTCAATCCGTCCAATAACGCCCGACGACTTCGAAGCAGCTATTCGGTTTGTGATCGTCCGCCACTTTTGGCTGATGGGTGAGTACGCAAGCCGCGCGCGAGAGTGGGGAAACAACAGTGTCGGTTGGATAGCACGGGAGGTGACTTTTCTCAGCACGTGGGAGACCGAGCGATGTGTCGGGCGTCTATTCTGAAATCAATTTTCAACGTCGTTACCAACCCAGGAATGACCGCTTCGGGCCGAAAGCGGACTTACCGCAAACTCGCTCTCATCTAGGAACCGCTGCTCCTCCTCCGTCATCGCTCGCCCGAGAATCCTGTTCCGGTGCGGAAGCGGCCGAAGCGCTGGATAATGTCGCGTGGCCTTTGGCGTGGAAAAGGCTCGGCTGGCCGAGGCGCCGGGCAAGCTCGACCGATCACTCCTGATCGGCTGGTTTTCCGAATGGCCGCGGGGAAGATAGAAGAAGAGCTGCACGTCGGCCGGTCGCCAGCCGCGTGTCGAAGCCCCGATCAGCTGCCACCGCATGAAGTCGGATGGCTCTTCAAAAATATTATTTCCGATTCAAATCAGCGACTTGATCGTATTTTCCGAGCGGGATGAGACGCGCTCCCAATTAAATTCGCTTTATCCATTGCATATCGCAAAGCAGCGTCTATATATAGCCCATCGAACATTGCTTGCGACCTTTGTCTACGCGCCGAAGCGCTTCGTCAGATTTCCTCTCAAATATCGATCAAGCCGGGCGACTATTCGTCCGGAAACTCTAGCGATTGAAAGGAAATCGTTATGAATTCAGGCACTGTAAAGTGGTTCAACAGCACCAAAGGCTTCGGTTTCATCCAGCCTGACAACGGCACGACGGACGTGTTCGTGCATGTTTCCGCCGTTGAACGCGCCGGAATGCGCTCGCTCGTCGAGGGCCAGAAGGTCACCTACGACATCGTCCGCGACACGAAGTCCGGCAAAAGCTCGGCAGACAACCTGCGAGCCGCGTAATTCGTCATTCGCCTCCGCTGACCACGGATGTACTGGCAGGGAGCGCTGAATGACGGGGCGTCCAGCGCGTCTGAAAAGACGCGCGGCGCTCAAGAGGAGGTCGGGGTAACGCCCGGCCTTTTTTGCTTGTGCCGCCTGCGGGCCGCACCGACGAAGGAGAGAGCCATGGGCCGGAACACCTACGGCATCGGCGACACGGTTGTCCTGAGGGCCGATCTCACGCGGACGGCGGCTGCCGACCGGACCTGCCGCATCGTTGCCATCCTCCCCTCAGCCGAACACGGGGAGGCGCAATATCGCGTGCGGTTCGGAACCGAGAACTTCGAGCGGCGTATCCTCGAACACGATATCGATCCTTCGGAGACGGCCTTGCCGGTCAGGGAAGGCGGCTCGGCCGCTACGGTCGACGGCAAGCCCTGGCTGAAACCTTTGAGTGTCAGGACCGGTAAATGAAACCCATTCCCGTCGGCGCGCATTACAGGATTTCGCCGTTGTGTTGCGAATGACCCGATCTACAGCCCCGCACGTCCTGTCAGATGCGCAAAGCTCGCTGTAGCACTTTGAATTTCTGCATGTCTCCTTAAATCGAGGTCGATCTAAGGAGACATGCAGTAGAGAAACATGAACACGGAAAGGATATATTTTGCAGGTACTCGTCAGGGACAACAATGTCGACCAGGCTCTTCGCGTTCTTAAGAAGAAGATGCAACGTGAAGGCGTCTTCCGCGAAATGAAGATGCGCAGCGCCTACGAAAAACCATCCGAAAAGCGCGTCCGTGAAAAGGCCGAAGCTGTCCGCCGCACGCGCAAGCTCGCACGCAAGAAGCTCCAGCGCGAAGGTCTGCTACCGTCGCCGAAGAAGGTGGCCCGCGCGCGCTGAGGCGCGCTTTCCCGTTTGCGGGTGACGCCCTCTCGAGGCGTTTATTCGGACGCGCCGCTGGCGCGTCTTTTCATATGTGGGATCGCTGCTTTTGCGGAGGATCGTCGCGGCCGGACCGTTGCACGTGTTCGATGAGGGCGCGAAGTTTCGGCGCAGTGTTCCTACGGCTGGGATAGTACAGATAGAATCCTGCAAAGTAGGGGCAATAGTCTTCGAGGATCGGCACCAGTTCGCCGCGCCCGATCGCAGGGCGGAAGCTTTCCTCCATCCCAAAGGTGATGCCGGCGCCGGCGACCGCCAGCTTGATCATCAAGGCCATGTCATTCGTCGTAACAGTCGGCGGCACCGCGACGCTGAACTCCTTGCCGCCTTCGGCAAACTCCCAGCGATAGGGGGCAGACTTGGGCGAAGGCCGCCAACCGATGCAGGCATGCGAGGCGAGCTCGGCCGGATGTGACGGTATGCCGAAACGATCACGGTAAGACGGCGCGCAAACAGCCACTTGCCGCTCCCTTCCCGCAACCGGCACAGCAATCATGTCCTGCGCGATAACCTCGCCAAGACGGACTCCCGCGTCGTAACCTTCGGCGA includes:
- a CDS encoding ABC transporter substrate-binding protein, with amino-acid sequence MKTLLSAVAAALVAGLMSTAAFAGNLILYTSQPNEDAQATVDAFMAANPGVEVEWVREGTTKIMAKLMAEIEAGNPVADVLLIADTVTMQRLKEAGHLMPYKSAEAAAYDASLYDADGAYYSTKMITTGIIYNSSAPMKPAGWQDLAKPEAKGLVTMPSPLTSGAALIHAQTLAGVDGLGWDYYKALAENGATAAGGNGGVLKAVATGEKVYGMVVDFMAIREKAKGAPVEFVFPAEGVSAVTEPVGILKTAKNPEPAKKFVDFLLSEEGQKVAVKMGYIPARNGVALPEGFPARETIKVLPVDAAAAAKNAEADLKTFSGIFGTN
- a CDS encoding HAD family hydrolase, with product MYVMALATDYDGTLAEFGEVREETLEALKRLRETGRRLLLVTGRELPDLKRVFPHTDLFDKVVVENGALLYTPETEEERPLAPSPPPAFVERLREKGVDRVSVGRSIVATWEPHQTAALEAINELGLELEIIFNKGAVMILPSGVNKATGLKAALKEMQLSFLNVVAVGDAENDHALLRTCGCGAAVANALPALKDTADVVLEGARGAGVEELIVRVMESDYALCTNARHQVPIGEDDDGPVEIGPIDVLLIAGSSGIGKSTLATAISERLRERRCQFCVFDPEGDYQGLEGAVTVGDGSTTPTGNEVLDLLANPDDNVVVSALGFELRERPGFFAELMSDLSAFRARTGRPHWLIIDEAHHLMPASRDSASLALSHDRSGTIMVTVHPDTVSPDALRAVTAVAALGPKAREVIEDVCAAVGDAPPDGLDAPLEDDEVLFWRRSPPEPVRRIRVEQPQQARKRHTRKYAEGQLGEEASFYFRGPKNEMNLRAHNLMIFLQIAEGIDDKTWEHHLRRGDYSKWFEERIGDEELALETAGIEEDRSLSPAESRQRLAEAVRRRYTAPASEKD
- a CDS encoding ABC transporter ATP-binding protein — translated: MAQLILNHLTKDFGSGRPAVSDVSLAVRKQGFLALLGPSGCGKTTVLRMIAGFEQPTDGSIEFGDRPLSDAERVLPPEKRNMAMVFQSYALWPHMTVAENVGYPLKMRGISGEAWRRRVGEALSLVKLDDFAERRPAALSGGQRQRVALARCLVTEPDVVLLDEPLANLDQHLRKAMEETFRAFHERSGATMIYVTHDQAEAMALATDVAVMSEGKLLQVAPPAEIYARPEGRVVGGLIGRGSILRLKLPEAAGRVLDWPLLRAALGAGGQAGEGPLADVLVRPEQVHRGTDGISMRVVSCIFEGERFAVTLSLPDGQQLKAYSSVVLGEGAPVPFVMSGGWRL
- a CDS encoding DUF262 domain-containing protein; the protein is MAFVDVEFEEEEDSGLDRRQVQHFSEAVLHSADWTVETIVSQLTRSNIEMNPRFQRRDAWSRSRKSTFIESLILGLPVPQIVLAEKQGQRGKYIVLDGKQRLLSLLQFTGNAEGNNNNFRLSGLEARSDLLRKRVQDLAEPQLEPDYNAFLNYTIRTVVIRNWPDFDFLHLVFLRLNTGSVKLSPQELRQAMFPGDFSDYVDDSAAASQPLQALLGRESPDPRMRDVELLTRYLSFQHFLSGYTGRMKDFLDTTCNTLNDEWEIRKEFVFSSVEQFNEATSALIEIFGIEQIARKSGSRSFNRAIFDALIFYAANPQIRAEMMTHQDDVRRIYASLIADADFIAAAESDTAGVPNTLERLRKWGALLRDAIGVEFNVPSLRPADELNPRAGIDFDGFGV
- a CDS encoding glutathione S-transferase family protein; the protein is MQLYQGMGPNSYRVRIFLKEKAIEVPMVEIDFMKGEHKAPEFLKLNSLGQIPVLELDDGTIITESVAICRYFEETHPEPPLFGSDAVSCARIEMWNRRVEFELFGTVGNVALHSDALFKDRLVQFPAFAETERQAVPRKWAWLDRELADGRPFLAGENFSVADISGAVCGWLAEVFGMEIPAELERVQRWYERVRSRPSWSA
- a CDS encoding phosphotransferase enzyme family protein translates to MFDFDPLYSTPQIEAIERFIDKHYALGSPVSCQLLQRGLNDVYLASVTGSERYVFRLSHHRARGPANVKSETAFLIHLSKLGVPVAAPIPTRDGTFFLQGHAPEGARDAVLFQAIDGREPLATDAGDACANGKTLALLHNAAETFPVDGALYRLDLEHLLHRPLARIRDSGIVEETHVLSDLGQIAERTAAAIKAFSNLTWTYCHGDCHGFNSRINGAGEAVFFDFDDGGPGYLAYDLAVFLWAQVSFGRSLTATWAAFVDGYQSIRPITPDDFEAAIRFVIVRHFWLMGEYASRAREWGNNSVGWIAREVTFLSTWETERCVGRLF
- a CDS encoding iron ABC transporter permease, with product MPNTDEIACSRRGASRAPAEGPDAEGRSGFKMLERPLRVLSKARRFQWLRLLLGGETADGAGRDGEAVPAKLPKALTRTLRGFEPPPMPYAAADDLPERKTRRRGAGRRFPFSLRGGQRGGGEPAWLMLFVFCAVFLLSALPLIRLGWAGFGGLVEGEAARVLFEPATFAALRNTLITATGGMLISLMLGAFFAFAMALTDIRGKLALSFAFMLPMMIPPQVTALAWVEMSGPSSPLLKALGLAPPLGSPQPLYSFSGIALLLGVQHAPLVFLAVKAGLAGAPRDGVEAARLAGASPWRVFRDIVLPLSFPGLIAGAAIAFVSGIGNFGIPAILGIPASIETLPTLIFSRLASFGTATFGEIAVLSSLIAVVSAAGLLLQQRALSGRDYRLIGLFGANAAFALGRLRLAAEALLWALLAVVLVAPLLALVASSLVPAYGVPLNFQTMSLHAYGEILFRQSVTLTALRNSLFLASAAAVGLLVVTVPTGYLLVRRRGALANLLAILIEVPYALPGIVLAVAFILIFAAPLPVIGLSLYGTIWIILAAYFSSFLAVSLKPVMSAFLQMDPALEEAARLAGAGFLRRTRDVLLPLIAPAAGASVILVFLIAANELTVSALLWSAGTQTLGVAIFNLDDSGSSDLASALSVLVVLMVIALMAALEFIAKYLPEDVLPWRN